A single window of Methylocella tundrae DNA harbors:
- a CDS encoding DUF308 domain-containing protein has protein sequence MNSQTFPQPDRDAASRWLKSYYFIRAAVAVVWFAAAFAVGKSSPLVAAALLVAYPAWDALANFVDAQRSGGLKPNSSQTINVAISAFATIAVAGALTRDLHVVMAVFGTWAILAGLFQLITGVRRWKIGAQWAMILAGAQSALVGAYFIKQATGSATVGITDIAPYAAFGALYFLISAIWLTIAQARRHASGRAA, from the coding sequence ATGAACAGTCAAACCTTCCCGCAGCCGGATCGCGACGCAGCGTCACGCTGGCTGAAATCCTATTATTTCATCCGCGCCGCGGTCGCGGTCGTCTGGTTCGCTGCGGCCTTCGCCGTCGGCAAGAGCTCGCCGTTGGTTGCGGCGGCGCTCCTCGTCGCTTATCCGGCTTGGGACGCGCTCGCCAATTTCGTCGACGCCCAGCGCAGCGGCGGCCTGAAGCCGAATAGCAGCCAGACGATCAATGTCGCGATCAGCGCCTTCGCCACGATCGCGGTCGCTGGCGCCCTTACGCGAGACTTGCATGTGGTGATGGCGGTGTTCGGGACGTGGGCCATATTGGCTGGTCTGTTCCAACTCATCACCGGTGTGCGCCGTTGGAAGATCGGTGCGCAGTGGGCGATGATCCTCGCTGGGGCGCAGTCGGCGCTCGTCGGCGCCTACTTCATCAAACAGGCGACGGGGAGCGCAACCGTAGGCATCACCGATATCGCGCCGTATGCGGCGTTCGGCGCCTTATACTTCCTCATTTCGGCCATTTGGCTCACCATCGCGCAAGCACGTCGCCATGCCTCCGGGCGCGCCGCCTAA